One Pseudomonas syringae KCTC 12500 genomic window carries:
- a CDS encoding DUF637 domain-containing protein, translating to MARTGQAFIDGQTSNEAQFKYLMNNAIAGKQQLNLAVGVSLNSQQVAALTHDIVWLEEHEVNGEKVLVPVLYMAQADNRLGPTGALIAGNDVSLIAGQNLDNVGTLRAANNLSAAAGNDLVNSGLIEAGNRLDLLAGNDLINKSGGIIAGRDVTLTALRGDVINERTVTSHQSASGDATWRQDFADSAARIEAANDMSLQAGRDVKNTGSVLQAGRDLSIAAGRDVAIDSAQTENGQTRGANSSNSSITQLGSTVSAGRDLTAQAGRDINVIASSIDAKRDIAMAATENLTLSSAADEQHSYGKSKKVTEQEDHVSQVSADLKAGGSVALQAGQDLAMISSRITAGKEAYLVAGENLDILAAQDSDYSLYDMKKKGSFGAKKTQRDEVTDLKNIGSEITTGGDLLLSSGGDQKYQAAKLESGKDLTIESGGAVTFEGVKDSHQESHEKSNNNAFWVSSKGKGNTDETLRQSELVAAGEVTIKAVNGLQIDIKQVDQQTVTQSIDAMVKADPQLAWLKDAEKRGDVDWRQVKEIHDSFKYSNSGLGPASQIIIAIIMAAVVGPMAMGAVGASTGAAVTAGTMGANTAAFLSAGAGAVAAGAATNATVSVINNRGNLGAVVKDVTSADALKGYAISGVTAGLTAAYFDGFTGTHTDIASRKIIGPELSTLTGVGQFAANQVLQNGTSAILGKALGTGGSGSDALKTALFNTLAAASFNAVGDYTHGTFADGTPSKVVIHAMVGGLLSKATGGDFRTGALAAGANEALVVHLNSLVNGNENLLTMSSQIVGALAAATQKDADANSIDKGSWIAKNSTQYNFLNDHDTKERNSAREAYEKDQGIDAARKLVSLEKSDQRSNNLLDAYKTNPESLTKADLSELQAYLQVYAYELTKSVGQEQAQARLTNLLQSTTPATQGFSYAGTTEAKNAYSDAARAELDGVFAQLSWSRTKTAEEQIYANAKGTLLVNNEQQGLANIGGPAIYGLSGPLGIGIRGIAAINGAAQFKYGVGQAVDGDTWNAVGNMVVGSLEVMGGLSAKAAVGGQRSEPLGQGAKEAGAAGKVVDDIPATSPLARDGLREDLAAQAGIPRDIAGNPSSLWGKSIDDIKQSLTMDGATLTPKVKASSSGNAQVYTVEGSTTGIKEIQCSPSTIGDNVLSTHKGEYYKLTYADGSKVKVVDPVAYRPTFSSGSPIYDANTKYLNPQGQKVVFNSSTNTWVPE from the coding sequence GTGGCCAGAACCGGCCAGGCGTTCATCGACGGGCAAACCTCCAACGAGGCCCAGTTCAAGTACCTGATGAACAACGCAATCGCCGGCAAGCAGCAGCTGAACCTGGCGGTCGGCGTATCGCTGAACTCACAACAAGTCGCAGCGCTGACCCATGACATCGTCTGGCTCGAAGAGCATGAAGTGAATGGCGAAAAAGTGCTGGTGCCGGTGCTGTATATGGCTCAGGCCGACAATCGCCTTGGCCCGACCGGTGCATTGATTGCCGGTAACGACGTCTCGCTGATCGCGGGGCAAAACCTCGACAACGTCGGCACCTTGCGAGCGGCCAATAACCTGTCGGCTGCTGCTGGAAATGATCTGGTCAACAGCGGCCTGATAGAAGCTGGCAACCGTCTGGACCTGCTGGCAGGTAACGACCTGATCAACAAGTCCGGGGGCATTATCGCCGGACGTGATGTGACATTGACCGCCCTGCGCGGCGATGTCATCAACGAACGCACGGTGACCAGCCATCAGAGCGCGTCAGGCGACGCGACCTGGCGTCAGGACTTCGCTGACAGCGCGGCACGTATCGAAGCGGCCAACGACATGTCCCTGCAAGCGGGTCGTGACGTGAAAAACACCGGCAGCGTGTTGCAGGCTGGTCGTGATTTGAGCATCGCTGCGGGCCGTGACGTCGCTATCGACTCGGCCCAGACCGAGAACGGCCAGACACGCGGCGCGAACTCCAGTAACTCGAGCATCACGCAACTGGGCTCCACGGTCAGTGCCGGACGCGACCTGACGGCCCAGGCCGGCCGCGACATCAACGTCATCGCCAGCAGCATCGACGCCAAGCGCGATATCGCGATGGCCGCGACGGAAAACCTGACCCTGTCCTCGGCGGCTGATGAACAGCATTCCTACGGCAAAAGCAAGAAGGTGACCGAGCAGGAAGACCATGTCAGCCAGGTGTCTGCGGACCTGAAGGCGGGCGGCAGTGTGGCTTTGCAGGCCGGGCAGGATCTGGCCATGATCTCCAGCCGAATTACCGCTGGGAAAGAGGCGTATCTGGTTGCGGGTGAGAATCTGGACATCCTTGCTGCGCAGGACAGTGATTACTCGCTGTACGACATGAAGAAAAAAGGCAGCTTCGGCGCGAAGAAAACCCAGCGCGATGAAGTGACTGATCTGAAAAACATCGGCAGCGAAATTACTACCGGTGGCGACCTGTTGCTGTCGAGCGGAGGTGATCAAAAGTACCAAGCCGCGAAGCTGGAGAGCGGTAAGGACCTGACGATTGAAAGTGGTGGTGCAGTTACGTTTGAGGGCGTGAAGGACTCGCATCAGGAGAGTCACGAGAAGAGTAATAACAACGCCTTTTGGGTTTCCTCCAAAGGTAAAGGTAATACCGACGAGACCTTACGCCAGAGCGAACTGGTTGCCGCCGGTGAGGTAACCATTAAAGCTGTCAATGGATTGCAGATTGATATCAAGCAGGTTGATCAACAAACGGTCACCCAGAGCATTGACGCAATGGTCAAAGCCGATCCACAACTGGCCTGGCTCAAGGATGCTGAAAAGCGCGGTGACGTGGATTGGCGGCAAGTGAAGGAGATTCACGACTCCTTCAAATACAGCAACTCGGGTCTCGGCCCAGCCTCGCAAATTATCATCGCGATTATCATGGCTGCCGTTGTGGGGCCTATGGCAATGGGCGCGGTAGGTGCATCCACAGGGGCAGCAGTCACGGCAGGTACTATGGGTGCCAACACTGCAGCGTTCCTCTCTGCGGGCGCAGGTGCTGTTGCAGCGGGTGCCGCTACCAACGCAACGGTCAGCGTTATTAATAACCGAGGAAACCTCGGGGCGGTAGTCAAGGACGTAACATCTGCGGATGCTCTGAAAGGGTATGCCATTTCAGGAGTGACGGCGGGCCTGACGGCTGCGTATTTTGATGGTTTTACGGGTACGCATACTGATATCGCTTCCAGGAAAATCATTGGCCCAGAGCTCTCTACCTTGACAGGCGTTGGACAATTCGCCGCCAATCAGGTTCTCCAAAATGGAACCTCAGCCATTTTGGGTAAAGCGCTGGGTACGGGCGGGAGCGGCAGTGATGCGCTCAAAACCGCGCTATTCAACACCTTGGCGGCGGCGAGTTTCAATGCAGTGGGTGACTATACCCACGGTACATTCGCGGACGGAACGCCTTCCAAGGTTGTTATTCACGCGATGGTGGGAGGGCTGCTGTCAAAGGCCACCGGAGGAGATTTCAGGACTGGTGCGTTGGCTGCAGGTGCTAACGAAGCCTTGGTTGTACACCTGAATAGCCTGGTCAATGGTAATGAAAACTTACTGACCATGAGTTCTCAGATAGTAGGCGCCCTGGCCGCTGCCACTCAGAAAGACGCTGATGCCAACTCGATTGACAAGGGTAGCTGGATAGCCAAAAATTCGACGCAATACAATTTCTTGAATGACCATGACACCAAGGAAAGAAACAGCGCACGAGAGGCTTACGAAAAAGACCAGGGGATTGATGCTGCGAGAAAGCTGGTATCACTCGAGAAGTCGGATCAGCGCAGCAATAATCTGCTGGACGCTTACAAAACCAACCCCGAGTCTTTGACCAAGGCCGATCTTTCGGAGCTGCAAGCCTACCTTCAGGTATACGCTTACGAATTGACGAAAAGTGTCGGCCAAGAGCAAGCACAGGCTAGGCTGACCAATCTCCTGCAAAGCACCACGCCTGCAACTCAGGGCTTTTCCTACGCAGGCACGACCGAAGCCAAAAACGCCTACAGCGACGCTGCACGAGCTGAGCTTGATGGCGTATTCGCCCAGTTGAGCTGGTCCCGGACCAAGACTGCCGAGGAGCAGATTTACGCTAACGCAAAAGGCACTCTGCTGGTCAACAATGAGCAGCAAGGGTTGGCGAATATTGGCGGCCCTGCTATATATGGGTTGTCAGGGCCGCTGGGAATTGGAATCCGGGGCATTGCTGCGATCAACGGCGCCGCGCAATTCAAATATGGCGTAGGGCAGGCGGTCGATGGCGATACGTGGAATGCGGTAGGCAACATGGTGGTCGGTTCCCTCGAAGTGATGGGGGGGCTGAGTGCAAAAGCTGCGGTAGGTGGGCAAAGGAGCGAGCCATTAGGACAAGGTGCAAAAGAGGCAGGTGCGGCAGGGAAGGTAGTAGACGATATTCCGGCAACATCTCCACTTGCTCGGGATGGTTTGCGCGAAGACTTAGCGGCACAAGCCGGTATTCCTCGAGATATTGCTGGAAATCCTTCCAGTCTTTGGGGGAAATCAATAGATGATATTAAACAGTCGCTCACCATGGATGGCGCAACACTTACACCTAAAGTGAAAGCCAGTTCATCTGGTAATGCCCAGGTCTATACGGTCGAAGGTAGCACTACAGGAATTAAAGAAATTCAGTGTAGTCCATCTACTATCGGGGATAATGTTTTGTCAACTCACAAAGGTGAGTACTACAAGCTTACTTATGCTGATGGGAGCAAAGTTAAGGTTGTTGATCCTGTGGCTTACAGACCGACTTTTAGTAGCGGGAGCCCTATTTATGATGCCAATACAAAGTATTTAAACCCTCAGGGGCAGAAAGTGGTATTTAATTCCTCCACC